ACCCGCTCGACGAACTCGCGGCTCGCCTCCGGCACGGTCATGACATCGGCACTGCCGTGCATGAGTAGCAGTGGCACGGGGTAATCGGTGACCTGCTGCATCTCATCGATGCTGGCCAGCATCTGCTTGCCGAAAGCGAACGACGCCTGATCATGCACCAGTGGGTCATCGCGGTACTTCTCCACCTCAGCCTCATCACGACTGATCATGCTGGCGTCAGTGCCCGCAGGCAGAGTGAAACTGGGCAACGCGCTGCCCAACAGATTCGCGAGTACGACCTTGGCGGTCTGCTCCCGCAGTTTCGTGTCGAGTAGCGGTGCCGTCGCAACGTGCCCAGCAACGTCGGGTTTGCGGTCCAACACATACAGCAGCGTCAGCAAACCACCGGTGCTATGGCCGTAGAGCACGACCGGCACGTCCGGGTATTGCTTGCGTGCGAGCTCGACGAGCTTTTCGATGTCATCCAACGCATCGGGGAAGCGAAGATCACCACGGGTGCCGCTGGACTTGCCGTGGCCACGGAGATCAAAGGAGAAGATCCCGAGACCTCGTTCCTCGACCAAAACGTCGATGACGTTGTTGTATCGACCGGAATGCTCGCCGAAGCCGTGGACTAAGCAGATCAAGGCTCGTGGCTTGCTGTCGGGCAGCCATTGCTGCTGGTAGATGGTGACCCCGTTGTCGGACTTGAAAGTTCGTTCGTCGTAGCGCACCGAGCCATTGTGTCAGGAGGAGATCAGTGGCTTGCCTCCTGCCCCAGTTTCTGGGCAGTGGGCATCGGATGCCGCGACGAGGATTAGTCGAGGTTCGCCGCACGGCGCAGTGCCGCCTCGAAGCCCGGCCGGTCGGCCACAGTTATCGTCACCGCGTCATTCTTCACGTGACCGGTGGGGTCGAGGGCCGCCAGCGGTTCCCTAAACTCCACACACACCCCACCTGCCGTCGTGGATCCGTAGGTGGCGCCGCGATCGGAGAAGGAACCGCGGGCACCTATCGCACGGTAGGCCTTGTAGGGCCCACTGATTTCGGTGCACTTGATATTCGACAGCGGCGCCCGAAATCCCAGGAAGCCGAACTTCACGGTGAGTTCGCTATC
The sequence above is a segment of the Actinomycetes bacterium genome. Coding sequences within it:
- a CDS encoding lysophospholipase — its product is MRYDERTFKSDNGVTIYQQQWLPDSKPRALICLVHGFGEHSGRYNNVIDVLVEERGLGIFSFDLRGHGKSSGTRGDLRFPDALDDIEKLVELARKQYPDVPVVLYGHSTGGLLTLLYVLDRKPDVAGHVATAPLLDTKLREQTAKVVLANLLGSALPSFTLPAGTDASMISRDEAEVEKYRDDPLVHDQASFAFGKQMLASIDEMQQVTDYPVPLLLMHGSADVMTVPEASREFVERVEGDLTLYQYEGLYHELHHEPEKDQVLTDLADWLDDLLAK